The DNA sequence TCGCAGCAGCACAACCAATGGCGGCGGTAATACCCGGCACTACCTCAAATGGCACATTATTCGCCACCAGCAGTAATGCCTCTTCACCACCGCGACCGAACACGTACGGATCACCGCCCTTGAGACGAACAATCCGTTTGTATTTTCCAGCCAGCGTCACCAGTAATTCCGAGATCGCCTCCTGTTTCAGGCTGGGCTGTCCGCAACGTTTACCGACGTCATAACGCGCCGTCGCAGCCGGAATCAGTGCCAGGATCTCATCACTCACCAGACGGTCATACACCACCACATCGGCCTGCTGGATACTGCGTAATGCTTTAACGGTCAGCAAATCCGGATCACCAGGGCCAGCACCTACTAACGAAACAAATCCGTTCATCTTCAACACTCCTTTTGCTTCGTTAATCAGACTTCGTTACTGCTGATGTGTTTGTGCAGCAATTTTTTCAGCTCCACCACGCAAGTGCCGCAGTTTGTGCCGCAACGCAGCAGACTCTGCAGACCACTCAGTTCACCAATGCCCTGCTCGCTGATCGCATCCACAATCTGTTTTTCACTGACGCGGAAGCAGGAACAAATCATGCGACTATCACCCGCCAGCGCCTGTTCCAGCGTGGTGGAAAGCGCGGTACTGCTCATTGGCAGACCTAACAACCCCGCCAACAGATCGATATTCACCTGCTGATGCGTAGTGCTGACCATCAGTAAACCAATGATGCGGCCCTGATTCAGTTTCACCGCCAGCCAGCCACTTTTCAGTGGCAGACGTAACCAGCGTCCCTGTTGGGCGAGCTGGAACCAGACCTGCTCAGCGGTACGGGTTTCATCGGTCAGACGGCGACATTCACCGGCATCTAACGGACGCCGCGCCCACCAGCTCACTTCTAATTCCGGTTCATGCTGCCCGACCCACAGGCCATGCCATTTCACATTGACCGCTTCCGCCATCACTTCGGTTTGCTTGAACTGCGGCTGACCGGAGATAGCATCCACCACCGGCGCTACCAAACGATTCACACCGGAACAGGATGAAAAATCGTCCGACCAGTGCATCGGCATAAACGCTTCACCATCGCGCAGTCCATCGTCGCGACCCAGCAAGGTCATCACTGAACCTTGCAGGGAATTAATGCGGATCAACGCGCCTTCGGTAAACCCGCTATTCAGAATAGTCTGGTGGTTCACATACACTTTCGGCAGCGGTTCGGTTTCCATTAATCGCGGCAGATGCCCAGTACGCGTCATGGTGTGCCATTGATCACGCAGACGACCGGTATTTAACAACCAAGAGCCTTCCTGCCGTTCGGCTTTCCGCTTCAGGACGGGCTCCTGCGGCACCACGGCCAGCAGATTGGCTTTGCCATTCGGAGTAGAAAAACAGCCATCACCGAATAAGCGCTGACTGGCGACATTTTTACCGGCAGGTAACGGCCATTGGCGTGGCGTGAATTGCTCGTACTCTTCATCCGTCAGTGTCGCCAGAGCGGAAATATCAAACTGACGGCTGCTGTTTTCAAAACCTGACAACGCCGCATGTTCACGGAAGATATCGACGGTATCGTTGTAATCAAACGCTTCAGTAAAGCCGAGGCGTTTACCCAGTTCAGCCATCGCCCACCAGTCCGGCTTGGCTTCGCCGGGTGCATCAGTGAAGGCGCGCTGACGCGTCATGCAGCGTTCAGAGTTGGTCACTGTGCCACCGCGTTCCCCCCAACCGGCAGCTGGCAGAAGCAGATGCGCGAATTGTGCAGTATCGGTTTTCGGTGTCATTTCAGAAACCACCAGAAACTCGCATTTTGCCAGCGCTTCACGCACCATCACCGAATCCGGTAATGACACCGCCGGGTTGGTCGCCACCACCCATAACGCGCGGATTTTGCCGCTGCGCACCGCCTCAAACATATCGACGGCTTTTAAGCCCGGTTTACGGGCAATATTCGGCGCGTTCCAGAAACGGGCAACCCGGTCACAGTTTTCATCAGAGAAGGTCATGTGAGAAGCCAACTGTGTTGCCAGCCCACCGACTTCACGGCCACCCATCGCATTCGGCTGGCCGGTCATCGAAAACGGTGAAGCCCCCGGCTTGCCGACCCGCCCGGTCAGCAGATGCGGGTTGATCAGTGCATTACCTTTATCGGTACCCTGATTGGATTGGTTGATCCCCTGACAGAATAGTGTCACCGCTTTTTCGTTTTCACCAAACCAGCGATAGAAGGTCTGCAGTTCGCTGACCGTCAGGCCACATTTCTGCGCCACGTTCGCCAACTCATAATCCGGTGTCATCAGCAGCGCATGCAGTTCACTGAAGCCGTTGACGTGATCTTCGATATAGGCGTTATCGACCAGATCATTTTCCAGCAGATAACGACTCAGGCCGTTAAATAGCCAGACATCCGTTCCCGGACGCACGGCCAGATGCAGATCGGCCTGTTCCGCGGTCATGGTTTTACGCGGATCAATTACTACCATTTTCATGTCAGGGCGACGCGCACGCGCCTGCTGAATGCGGCGGAAAATGACAGGATGTGTCCAGGCCGTATTCGCACCGGCGATCACCAGCAGATCAGCCAGTTCCAGATCGTCATAACACCCCGGCACCACGTCTTCACCAAAAGCCCGACTGTGCGCCATGACGGCGGAAGACATACAAAGACGGGAATTGGTATCAATGTTCGCAGCGCCGATGAAGCCTTTCATCAGCTTATTGGCGACATAATAATCTTCGGTGAGTAACTGGCCGGAGACATAAAACGCGACCGACTCCGGACCCGTTTCAGCGATGATCCGGCTGAACTGTGCCGCCATTTCATCGAGCGCATTATTCCAGCTAACCTGTTGACCGTTCAGACGCGGATAAAGCAGGCGATTCGGAAAAGCCAGCGTTTCCATCAAACTGCCGCCTTTTACACATAACGCCCCGCCATTCGCCGGATGTCCGGTGTCTCCGGACAAGGTTTTGGCATCCTCTACCGTAATGCCGCAACCGACGCCACAATAAGCACAACTGGTATGAACACGACTCATCCTTGCCTCTCTAAAATAAAAAAACGTCCGGCCCTTCAAGAGAGCGCGGACGTCGGTGTCCCAAATCTAATTTAGTATTTTTGATACAAGTTTCATGCCTGATTTAAACAACTTGATAACAAAGGATTTTTCTGAAAACAGCCGGGAAAATGCACCAGAATTGAGCAATAAAAGGAAGGGGGTGCCCTAAGAGGGCACAAATTTGAATATCGCTGAAGAAGTATATTGCGCAATACTTCAACTTAATCAGCAGCTAGAGACACCCACATGACATCACTCGAATCACTACTCACCGATGTTCGTGCCTGCACGCTTTGCGCAAAGCACTTACCGCTCGGCCCGCATCCGGTGCTACAAATGCAGGCATCCGCGCAGATCCTGATTGCCGGGCAAGCGCCGGGGAGAAAGGTTCACGAAACAGGTATCCCGTTCAACGATGCCAGTGGTGACAGGCTGCGCTCCTGGCTGGGTATTTCGCGTGAAGTATTTTACGATGCCAGCCAGATAGCCATCTTGCCGATGGGTTTCTGCTTCCCCGGAACCGGCAAGTCTGGCGATCTGCCGCCGAGACCGGAATGCGCTCCCGCCTGGAGAGCGCCATTGCTGTCACATCTGAAGAACCTCAAACTCGCATTGGTCATCGGTCAGTACGCTATGGCCTATCATCTTCCGAATGAGACGGGAACGCTGACAGAGATCGTTCAGTCCTGGCACAAATACTGGCCTCATATTGTTCCGCTGCCGCATCCAAGCCCGCGAAATAATTTCTGGCTCAAACGCAATCCGTGGTTTGAGAAAGAGCTGGTGCCACAGCTTCAAAGCCGGGTAGCAGAAATCCTTGGTGGTGACACTGCACATTAACCCCAGTGATGTTGGAAGAGTCAGTCGCCTGCTGCTATCTTCAATAGAGGATCCATTCACTCAGGGAGGCGATTATGAACAGTCGTGAAAAGGTTCTCGAGTATCTGTCCACCGATTACCACGTAGTTAACCTCACCGCCGGCGAGGCTTTTATCAGCATAACGCCTGACATGGCTTCGTATTTGACTCAGGACGATAAACATTTCTTCCAGATCCATGGCGATGACCCTTGTCTCGAGGTTGCCAAGGCGTGTAATGCCGGGCATGTATGGCACGGTGACGAGAACATGAAATAGTGTTGAATAAGCACTGTGTGTTGGTGTGTTCGTATGGCACACAGTGCCAGATAATCGGAGGCGCACTATGGCTACATCTGAAATCAAGATAGGTCAACTCGGTATCAACTATGTCGTCGACGGATCGCAGAGCGCGAGCATTGGTATGTTCGAACTCACCGTCCCTCCTGCATCCAATGTTCCTCCGCCGCACAGTCACTCCAACAACGAAGAGTGCGTCTATGTACTCGAAGGTATTCTCCGCTATTCGGTTGGCGATGAAACCCACGATTTGGGTGTCGGACAGACCATGAGTACACCCAAGGGGGTGGTTCACTCATTCGCCAACCCATTCGACAAGACGGCCAAGGCACTAATCGTCCAGTCGCCGGATATCGGTGCACAGTACTTCCTGGACATAGCCGCCGTTGTTAACGCAGGCGGACCTCCCGACAAAGCAGCATTATTATCTGTCATGCGTCGCTATGGTCTTGTTCCTGCAGTGCCCAAGGATGCCTGACCACACGCATCAATCATCGTTCAACCCGGACTCTGCCTCACTACTGCGAGGCAGTGTTGTATCAACGAAGACTGTTACTCCGCCCCGATTCTTTTTATAGTATTCCTGAAATCAAACAGATAAAGAGGTTCAGGAATGAAGGTGCTCTTTGCTGCGGAAGAACACGCCTGGGGCGGCATTCTCAATAAATTCCGCCAGGCGCTTCCCGATGTGGCGTTTGTTGCAGCAGGTGGTTACGGTACACAATCACTGCAAGGTTTTGATGTACTCATCCCCACCATGACCAAAATTGACGCCCGTTTGCTGGCAACCGCAGACCAGCTGAAATTGATCCAGCAGATTGGTGCCGGTCTGGAAGGTGTTGACCTTGAAGCCGCAAAACAGCATCAGATCGCTGTCGCTAACGTTCCCACCGATATTTCCGGTAATGCCGATTCTGTCGCGGAGTTAGGCATCTATATGATGCTGGCGCTGGCGCGTAACGCGCATGAAATTCCCCATCATTTCCGGCAACGCGAATCAGGTCGACCAATGGGCCTGGGGCTGAAAGGCAAAACCGTCGGGTTGATTGGCTTAGGCGGTATCGGCAAAGTACTGGCAAAACGCCTGACTGCTTTTGATATGCGCCTGATCGGCATCAAGCAACACGTCGATCCTGATTTTGCCAAAACCCATCATCTGGACTGGCTTGGCACATTGCACGAACTGCCCACCTTGCTGCAGCAAGCGGATTTTGTCGTGCTCAGCCTGCCCGACAGCCCGGATACACATCATATTCTGAATCAGCAAACCTTCCGCCAAATGAAAGCCGGGAGTTTTCTGATCAATCTTGGCCGGGGCGGTCTGATTGATAAAGATGCGCTCGAAACAGCACTGAAAAGCGGACATCTTGCCGGTGCCGGGCTGGATGTATTCTGGCAGGAGCCACCGGATCCGACCGATCCGATCTTCCAACAAAATATCATCGCCACCCCGCATATTGGTGGTGTCACCGATATTTCTGTACAAGGGATATTCGAAGCCGCATGTGACAATATCCGCCGGTTACAAACCGGAGAACCTATTCTTCATCGTCATGCCTGATGTCTATCGGGCAAACTTATTTCAGAGGTGATAATGAAACCAAACGTTGTGCTTTACCGAAAAATCCCTGATGACCTGTTGGCTAAATTACAGGAACAATGTCAGGTCACTTATTTTGACGGCATCAATGCAGATAACCGTGCTGCTTTTATCAAAGCGTTAGCTGAGGCAGAAGGTGTTATCGGTGTTGGTCTGCAATTTTCTGATGAACTGATGGCTGCCGCTCCAAAGTTAAAAGCCGTGTCGACTATCTCTGTTGGCTATGATGACTTCAACGTCGCCAAACTGTCGGCACGCGGTATTGCGCTGATGCATACCCCCGGTGTGCTGACCGAAACTACTGCAGACACCATTTTTACGCTGGTGCTGTGTGCTGCCCGCCGCATTACGGAACTAGCGGAAAAGGTGAAACAAGGCGAATGGCAAGGCAGTATCGGCCCGGACTGGTACGGCTCAAACGTGCATGGCAAAACCATCGGTATTCTGGGGATGGGGCGTATCGGTTATGCCGTGGCTAAGCGTGCTCACTTTGGTTTTGGTATGAATGTGATTTATTACAATCGCTCCGCCAAACCGGAAGCCGAACAGCAATTAAACGCGCGTCGTTGCTCACTGGATGAATTGCTGGCCGATGCGGATTTTGTCTGTAACGTACTGCCACTGATGCCGGAAACCCGCCACATCATTAATCGTGACACACTGGCAAAAATGAAGCCTTCTGCCTTTTTCATTAATGGTGGCCGCGGCGCCTCGGTTGATGAAGCGGCACTGGTTGAGGCATTAAAATCCGGCGTGATCAAAGGTGCCGGACTGGATGTGTTTGAAACGGAACCGCTGCCGGTAAATTCAGAATTACTGTCACTGCCGAATGTCGTCGCCCTGCCCCATATCGGTTCTGCCACCCACGAAACCCGTTATGAAATGTCAAAAATGGCGGTAGAAAATCTGCTGGCAGCACTGAAAGGTGACCTGACGAAGCACTGTGTCAATCCGGACATTTTACGCTGATTTTCTGAGGTGATCAGTCTTCTCTGGTCACCTTATAGTGCACCGCATACACGCCGGTTCAGCCCCTCTGCATCAGCAACATGCAAGCAATTCACTGATAAATAAGCGTCATTTTTTTCATTAACTCGTTCCCATATGCCATGATTAAGGAGGATACTAATCCGGCATACATTTCAAAATGGAGCAAGTGATGACCGATCCTGCATTCTCCTCTTCTGATTTTCATGCTCAACCGACCTCTCAGGTTTTACAAATCGTCGGCTCTCAAACCGATGGCCTTTCTGATGAACAAGTACAGCAACGCCAGCAAAAATACGGGGCTAACCGCCTGACCCCACCTCCCGGTGAAAGCAACTGGCTCAAACTGTTACGCCAATTCAACAATGTGCTGATTTATGTGCTGATTGTAGCCGCCGTTATGAGCTGGTTGCTGGGACGCTGGACGGATGGTGGCGTCATCTTTGCTGTCGTGATCATTAACGGTATCTTCGGATTTATTCAGGAAGGCAAAGCCGAACAGGCTCTGGCCTCCATCCGCAGCATGTTGCGGGTACATACCCATGTTTTGCGGGACGGCGTGCGTCAGCAGGTCGATTCTGAAGTGCTGGTTCCCGGCGATATTGTATTGCTGGAATCAGGGGATCGGGTTCCGGCCGATCTGCGGTTAATTGAAGGTATCAATTTAGCGGTACAGGAAAGTGCACTGACCGGTGAGTCGTTCAGCGTGCAAAAACAGGCCAATCCGGTCGCGCCGGACACCCCGCTGGCAGAACGGTTATGTATGCTCTATGCCGGTACGCTGGTCACTCAGGGACGCGCGCGCGGTGTCATTACTGCTATCGGTGATAATACCGAAATCGGCAAAATCGGCGATATGCTACGCGCCGTGGAGCCTATGACGACCCCGCTGATGAAACAGCTCGGTGATCTGGGTCATGTGCTGACCAAAGCGATCCTGGCGCTTTCCGCTCTCACTTTTGCCTTTGGCTGGATCTGGCGGAATTACGCGATTGATGAACTGTTCATGGCGGTGGTCGGGCTGGCGGTTGCAGCCATTCCGGAAGGATTACCCGCTGTTATCACCATCACGCTGGCCATTGGTGTGCAACGGATGGCCAGTCATAACGCCATTATCCGCCGCTTGCCGGCAGTGGAAACTCTCGGTTCGGTCTCTGTTATCTGTACCGATAAAACCGGCACGCTGACCCGGAATGAGATGAGTGCACAATCAGTGCGGCTCATCAATGGTGAATTGTCCGTCAGCGGTGTTGGCTATCACCCGCAAGGTGACATTACCGCAGAAGAACAACCGCCAACCGAGGCTCAGCAACTAACCTTACAACGACTCGCCACGGCCGCCATTCTCTGTAATGACGCCCGTTTTGATCAGGAAAGTCAGCCTTGGCAGTTGCATGGTGATCCCACCGAAGGGGCGTTATTAATTCTGGCGGCGAAAGCAGGTTTAGACCCTGCATCAATCCAGCAAACCATTCCCCGACTGGCTGAAATACCGTTTGAATCAAGCCATGGCTATATGGCGACCTTGCATCCTGCACCGGCAGGATCTCCGCAACCCTATCAGCTCCTGCTGAAAGGGGCGCCTGAAAAAGTACTGGAAATGTGTACTCAAGTCTGGACGCCGGCCGGTGCTTACCCGTTACATGCCGATAAATGGCAGCAAGCGATAGACAGTTTTGCAGCCCGCGGACAACGCGTACTCGCGCTGGCGGAAGCGGATACCGCGGATGCGGCTATTTCCATTCCCCCCAATCAGGATGGCACGCCGGATCTCTCCGCGTATCAATTCAGTCTGCTGGGTCTGGTCGGCATTATGGATCCGCCACGGGAAGAGGCGCGTCATGCCATCGCCCAGTGCCAGCAGGCAGGGATCCGCGTCATTATGGTGACCGGCGATCATGCCAGCACTGCTGCGGCAATCGGTTCACAGCTTGGATTAAGTGAACCCTTGCAGGTGCTGACCGGCAGTGAACTGGAGCAGCTTGAGGATCATGAGTTACAGGTAAGAGCGGCAGAAATCGATATCGTTGCCCGCGCAACGCCCGCACATAAACTCAGACTAGTCGCCGCGTTACAGGCTGGCCAGCAAGTCGTAGCCATGACCGGTGATGGCGTTAATGATGCACCTGCCCTGAAACGCGCCGATATTGGTGTTGCCATGGGCATGAAAGGCACTGAAGCGGCCAAGGAAGCCGCCGGCATGGTACTGGCCGATGACAATTTTGCCACGCTGCGTACTGCCGTACTGGAAGGGCGGACTGTCTATGACAATCTGCGCAAGGCGCTGGTTTTTCTGCTGCCAACGAACGGCGGTCAGGCACTGGTGATGGTCGCCGCTATTCTGCTTGGCATTACCCTGCCGATCACCCCGGTACAGATCTTGTGGGTCAATATGGTCAGCGCCATCACATTGTCCGTGCCGCTCGTCTTTGACCACGCCGCGCCGGATATAATGAAACGCTCTCCGCGGCAAAGTGACGATTCACTGCTAAACGGCGCCCTGCTCTTCCGTATTGCCTTTGTCTCTGTGCTGCTGATGGTGCTCACGCTGACGCTCTATGACTGGAGTACATCCCATCAGCCGGATCTATCCCGGGCCCGGACCGTGGCTATCAATAGTCTGGTCGTCGCCGAAATGGTCTATCTGATCAGTTGCCGGGCGCTGAATCATGCAACGCTGGATCTCACCAGTTGGGTGGGAAATGGCTATGCGCTACTGGCCATTTTTGCGCTGACACTCATGCAACTGGCACTGACTTATGTACCTTTCATGAATACTCTTTTCGGCACAGCGCCGATTGATTTGCAGGATTGGCTTATCATTATCGGTAGCTGCCTGCTGCTTTATCTGCTGATGGAAGTAGAAAAACAGCTCACGCCACGCTTATTTTTCAGGAATGGCAAAAAATGAGCCCGAAAATGAAACCGTCACCATTACGCCGCATTCCGACGGCAGTCTGGATCCTGGGATTTGTCAGTATGCTGATGGATATCTCATCCGAACTGATCCACAGCCTGCTGCCGCTGTTTATGGTCACCACGCTCGGTGCCAGCACGCTGATGGTTGGGTTGATTGAAGGTCTGGCGGAAGCAACGGCTCTGATCGTGAAGGTATTTTCCGGCGTGATCAGTGATTATTTTGGCAAACGGAAATGGCTGGCTGTTACAGGTTATGCGCTGGGAGCATTAACCAAACCGGTATTTGCCCTTTCCAGCAGTATCGGGCTGGTTCTGACCGCCCGACTGACTGATCGCGTTGGGAAAGGCATTCGTGGTGCGCCGCGCGATGCCTTGGTTGCCGATATTACGCCGCCGGAATTACGTGGTGCCGCCTTTGGCTTGCGCCAGTCACTGGATACCGTCGGTGCGTTTGTCGGGCCATTACTGGCTGTGGGCCTGATGCTGTTGTGGGCCAATGATTTCCGCGCTGTGTTCTGGGTCGCCGTGATCCCCGGATTTCTGGCGGTATTATTGCTGATTTTTGGTGTGTCGGAACCGGAATCACACGCCACGACACAACGTACTAATCCGCTGGTGATGGCTAATTTACAGCGACTGGACAGTCGTTATTGGTGGATTGTCGGCATCGGCAGTATTTTCACGCTTGCCCGTTTCAGCGAGGCATTTCTGGTGCTGCGAGCGCAGGATAGCGGAGTCCCGATCGCCTACATCCCGTTGGTCATGGTGCTGATGAATATCGTTTATGCACTCTCGGCATACCCTTTCGGACATTTATCCGATCATGTCAGTCGTTACACATTTCTGGCTTATGGTCTGGTGATGTTACTTGCAGCCGACCTGGCACTGGCTGTGGATGGTCACTGGAGTATTCTCCTGCTCGGTGTTGTGCTGTGGGGTCTGCATATGGGGTTAACGCAGGGCATTCTGGCTGCACTGGTGGCCGACACTGCCCCCGCTGATTTACGCGGCACGGCCTTTGGCTTTTTCAATCTGGCCAGTGGTGTGGCCATGCTGATCGCCAGTGTCGTCGCCGGCTGGCTGTGGGATAGTTTCGGCGCCTCAGCCACTTTTCTGACGGGCGCCGGGTTTTGCGGAACAACGTTATTACTGCTGGCTTTAAACGCTAAGTTAAGCCAAAGCTGATTCAACAAAACGTTTTATATATTGCTCTGCTGCCAAGTCGTAATTACAGATGCCGACTTCAATTTTGGGTTTATTTTTACCATGAAAGTCGCTGCCGCAAGTCACAAATAAATCACTTCCAAGTGCATAGTCATAAAGCTTATTAGCCAATTCCGCATTATGGTAACTGGAGAATACCTCCACGCCCATTACACCGACTGCTTTCATTTCATCCAGTACTTTTAAATGGTCTGTTTTTACATTGGCCCCAATGTGCGCAATAACAGGAATACCATGATTACTTTTTATTAATGACACCATATCGGTTAATGCCGGATAGGCAACCGGTGTATGGCACGGTTTGCCTGCACCAAAGAAATCCCAGTAGAAATTGATCAGTGGCATATCGGCTCTGGCACCTTCACCGCGATAGATTGACAACAGCGGATGCGAAAAATTCCGTTCATCTTCAAGGATTAACTCTGCCATCTGTTCTTCCTGCGGAGTATTCCCTTTGGCCAGATGATAGAGATGATCTTCATCCAGATGAAAACCAAGATCTTTCAGTTTTTGCAGTTTTACGGGAACGACATCCGCCTGCAGCTTGGTAATATGTTTTTCAAGATTATAGAAATCGGCCATGTCGCCCTTAAAGCCATAACCTAATAAGTGATAATTGCCGCCCTGAAAAGAGCAGTCAATTTCAATACCCGATAAAACAGTGACGTCTTTATTCTGTGTATATTGTCTGGCGACATTCACCGAATGAACGGAGTTGTGATCGGTGACGGCTAATGTTGAAACCTGATTAGCCAAACATCTGTCGATCAATATTTCTACCGGTAAATCCGCATCCAGACTAAATGCTGAATGCATGTGCAAATCAATTTTTGACATAAAAATCCTCTGTCTCATAGAGTCAAACTGCACGATGGATCTGAACATCCGGTCCGCACAGCGATTTCAGTAATTGTTCATCGGCATCCGCCTCGGCCACGAGCGCGGTCAGAATATCGGTTCCGGCAATCCGGAACGGTGCCGTGGTTTCAAGCTTATCGTTTGTTATGGCCGTCACTATCGACTTGGCCTGCGAGGTAACAAGGCGTTTGAACTCGGCATCTTCCAGATCAAACGCTGTCAGCCCCATTTCCGCATCCAGCGCGCAGACGCCGAGAATGTAGAGATCCGGGCGGATATTGGCGGCATCGCGCAGCGATTGCGCGCCGAGTGCGGCACCGGTATTCCGGTTTATGCTGCCGCCGATCAGAATCAGATTAATATTTTCCCGCTCGGCCAATACTGCAGCAATAGAAGGTGCGTTCGTGACCACGGTGATGTTCAGATCGTCCGGCAACGCATGAACCACCGCCAGATTCGTCGACCCCGCATCAATAAACACCACCTGTCCGGGTTTAATGAGTTTTACCAGACCCGCAGCCAGAGCCTGCTTCCGCTCCGGATTTTGCGCTTCCCGTTCGGTCAGTGACCCCGACGCCGGAGAAACCGGCAGTGCCCCGCCATAAACCCGCTTGCATAAACCCGCCGCGGCGAGCTCACGCAAATCACGTCGTATCGTGTCTTCCGACGTATTGAACTTACGGGCCAGCTCGGAAGCGACTACCCGCCCCTGTTCTGTCAGTAACGCCAGAATGGAACGCTGCCGTTCTTCCGGTAAACAATCGATCACGTCGGTAGAATTCATAAATTTCTCGTTTCTGCTTATTCAGCCTGGATGAATCATAACCAATGCCGCACAAACATGCAAAAACAAGTTTAAACGTGCAATGAGATAGTCTGACGTGATTATTCCACTTCATGAGATTAGTCATATCAAAACCATTGATTTACCAGATACGACCTTTTCTTAAAAATAACAGTTCATTACCTCAATCTTCAATTCGGATGAACACATGAAAAATGTATTAATTCTTGGTGCAAACGGTTCGTTGGCCCGCGTAACAACGCAATATTTATTAAAAAATACCGATCTGCATTTAAGCCTGTATTTAAGAAATGCCCGTCGCCTGAATAATCCCGACCAGAGTCGGGTGGATATAGTTGACGGCGATGTCATGGATTATCAAAAACTGGTCGCCGCCATGGAAGGACAAGATGTGGTTTACGCCAACCTGAGCGGGAATATGAAAGCGGCCGCAGAAAACATCGTCAAAGCCATGCATGCCAGCGGTCTGAAGCGAAAGATGTTGAAAACGTTGTTCTCCGGTTGAAGAACAACGCATTTAAGTGGCTTATTTATTTATAAATTTACTTTCATTCGAGCTGTAGCGCGGCCCGGTTAGCGGGAATTGATCAACAATAGCCTGAATATTGGCTAAATCATCACTCGATAACGCCAAATCAACAGCGGCGGCATTTTCTTCCAGATATTTACGGCGTTTAGTGCCTGGAATAGGAATAATATGCTCACCTTGAGCAATCACCCATGCAATGGCTAATTGTGCTGCTGTCGCACCTTTTTCGTGTGCATATGCCGCAAAGGCCGCAGCCAGTTTCTGGTTATTATCCAGATATTCGCCCTGATAACGTGGCAAGCGTGTGCGGAAATCATTGG is a window from the Tolumonas auensis DSM 9187 genome containing:
- a CDS encoding uracil-DNA glycosylase family protein codes for the protein MTSLESLLTDVRACTLCAKHLPLGPHPVLQMQASAQILIAGQAPGRKVHETGIPFNDASGDRLRSWLGISREVFYDASQIAILPMGFCFPGTGKSGDLPPRPECAPAWRAPLLSHLKNLKLALVIGQYAMAYHLPNETGTLTEIVQSWHKYWPHIVPLPHPSPRNNFWLKRNPWFEKELVPQLQSRVAEILGGDTAH
- a CDS encoding molybdopterin-dependent oxidoreductase, with protein sequence MSRVHTSCAYCGVGCGITVEDAKTLSGDTGHPANGGALCVKGGSLMETLAFPNRLLYPRLNGQQVSWNNALDEMAAQFSRIIAETGPESVAFYVSGQLLTEDYYVANKLMKGFIGAANIDTNSRLCMSSAVMAHSRAFGEDVVPGCYDDLELADLLVIAGANTAWTHPVIFRRIQQARARRPDMKMVVIDPRKTMTAEQADLHLAVRPGTDVWLFNGLSRYLLENDLVDNAYIEDHVNGFSELHALLMTPDYELANVAQKCGLTVSELQTFYRWFGENEKAVTLFCQGINQSNQGTDKGNALINPHLLTGRVGKPGASPFSMTGQPNAMGGREVGGLATQLASHMTFSDENCDRVARFWNAPNIARKPGLKAVDMFEAVRSGKIRALWVVATNPAVSLPDSVMVREALAKCEFLVVSEMTPKTDTAQFAHLLLPAAGWGERGGTVTNSERCMTRQRAFTDAPGEAKPDWWAMAELGKRLGFTEAFDYNDTVDIFREHAALSGFENSSRQFDISALATLTDEEYEQFTPRQWPLPAGKNVASQRLFGDGCFSTPNGKANLLAVVPQEPVLKRKAERQEGSWLLNTGRLRDQWHTMTRTGHLPRLMETEPLPKVYVNHQTILNSGFTEGALIRINSLQGSVMTLLGRDDGLRDGEAFMPMHWSDDFSSCSGVNRLVAPVVDAISGQPQFKQTEVMAEAVNVKWHGLWVGQHEPELEVSWWARRPLDAGECRRLTDETRTAEQVWFQLAQQGRWLRLPLKSGWLAVKLNQGRIIGLLMVSTTHQQVNIDLLAGLLGLPMSSTALSTTLEQALAGDSRMICSCFRVSEKQIVDAISEQGIGELSGLQSLLRCGTNCGTCVVELKKLLHKHISSNEV
- a CDS encoding cupin domain-containing protein yields the protein MATSEIKIGQLGINYVVDGSQSASIGMFELTVPPASNVPPPHSHSNNEECVYVLEGILRYSVGDETHDLGVGQTMSTPKGVVHSFANPFDKTAKALIVQSPDIGAQYFLDIAAVVNAGGPPDKAALLSVMRRYGLVPAVPKDA
- a CDS encoding 2-hydroxyacid dehydrogenase, whose protein sequence is MKVLFAAEEHAWGGILNKFRQALPDVAFVAAGGYGTQSLQGFDVLIPTMTKIDARLLATADQLKLIQQIGAGLEGVDLEAAKQHQIAVANVPTDISGNADSVAELGIYMMLALARNAHEIPHHFRQRESGRPMGLGLKGKTVGLIGLGGIGKVLAKRLTAFDMRLIGIKQHVDPDFAKTHHLDWLGTLHELPTLLQQADFVVLSLPDSPDTHHILNQQTFRQMKAGSFLINLGRGGLIDKDALETALKSGHLAGAGLDVFWQEPPDPTDPIFQQNIIATPHIGGVTDISVQGIFEAACDNIRRLQTGEPILHRHA
- a CDS encoding bifunctional glyoxylate/hydroxypyruvate reductase B, which produces MKPNVVLYRKIPDDLLAKLQEQCQVTYFDGINADNRAAFIKALAEAEGVIGVGLQFSDELMAAAPKLKAVSTISVGYDDFNVAKLSARGIALMHTPGVLTETTADTIFTLVLCAARRITELAEKVKQGEWQGSIGPDWYGSNVHGKTIGILGMGRIGYAVAKRAHFGFGMNVIYYNRSAKPEAEQQLNARRCSLDELLADADFVCNVLPLMPETRHIINRDTLAKMKPSAFFINGGRGASVDEAALVEALKSGVIKGAGLDVFETEPLPVNSELLSLPNVVALPHIGSATHETRYEMSKMAVENLLAALKGDLTKHCVNPDILR